A stretch of DNA from Cannabis sativa cultivar Pink pepper isolate KNU-18-1 chromosome X, ASM2916894v1, whole genome shotgun sequence:
ATTTATTTAGCATGCGTGTGAAATAAAAGTTTCACGAGTGTAACAGATTTTTTAAACCATGTTTTCAAcgtattaatttcttttttgaaattctcaaaattttgtagaatttcttaaataactacaatgtacacgaccatgaaaaaaaaaaattgaccaaAGAATTATCATGAATATCGAAACATACAAGAGTGCATCGGTGCACCCCCTTTACCATGAAATTTTCCTATGTTATTTTTGTGAGACGGTTTACTTCCTATACATTGCattaaagtaataaaaaatattttaataatgtttgtcaaaagaaaaagtattttaaaaatatttataataaaggtGTTTTTACAATGCACCCTAAAAAAGAGTTTAGCAATGCATTTCTTACTATTTTGGCATACAGgagaattttttagttaattttttttcattttcatatatattatacttaTTTAAAGCATCATGcaaaattttgataaatttacaatatagaaaataatgttcaaacagtctatttcacatgaatataaaattaaaaaattacgtGTATAACAGTCTGTTTGAACTCTGTTTTTATCGTGTAAAATTAATTCTCTAGCatgctaaaataaataaaagtatatCATTGCACCTAAAAAATGTACCATAAAGTTTCAAATAATatatgtcaaaaaaaaatattaatattttctaaaaaagagaatattaataataattgtaaTTAAGTTGACCTAAGAAATAATGAGGGGATTTAAGTTTTTTATCATtccaaaagaaaaagtaaagaaGATAGAATAATAACCAACAATGAATGAATCAAGTAGGAAGTGGGTGCAATCATGTGGCTTCCTCTTAATATTGGCCCAAATAGACCTAATCCAATACATATcccttctttcttttctttttcgaaAGGGATATTCCCTTTATCTAGTTGTAAAACATGTTCAGTCAGTGTCACTTGGATTATTCttgctattattttattttatttagggtgtgtttaataatatttttttaattaaaaatataaaactattctctaaaaatatattttataaaattgtttttactttttatttttaatcaatttttttaaaaaaaaattgaaaataaaaaaaaattatttgaaaatttttttaaacaatttttttttcttaattaatactTTAGACTCTCACCCATGAACTTTGAGACCCAGACTCCGACCTCGAGCCCAGTCCCAGACTTGTACCACCGTCCTGGTCCAAACTCGAATCTGGATCcgatttaaataaaatcaaaaaataaaaatgaaaataaatattataaaacacacctttattttctacttttcaaattaaaaaataaaagtggttataAAACacattcttattttttaaaaacacaaatttaacttttatttcTATCTTTTCCCTTACATTTTCCACGCAATTTTAAAGGTGTGATTTTGCTCAGTCAATCACATTCACAACCTTATCAACTCATTgtaaatttgtaatatttttatttttcattttcagTTATCCAAATCCAATTAAAAACTTGTGTAACAAGTTAAGAAAGCTCTATCATTTCTTAAACATATAAGAAAAGAagtacaaataaataaaaaaaccacAATGAAACTGATTCTActtccatttcaaaaaaaaaaaaaagtgattctACTTTATCTTATTCAATTAAGCATATACATCCTCAAATCATTTTTAAAAAGACTAAAAAGTTCAAGTAACCACCTCACAAactcaaataaaaagaaaatagtgATAAATTGAAAACTATcactttttttttgtgtatttattacACATTagctaaataaaactctaaaataattttaattgattaaatacCTTCTTTCTTAATTAAAGTACAAAATATAACCTCACTAATCCCTAAATCAAATAATGGAGATAAGTCATATAAAAttgaatataaattaaataataaaataaaagtaaaattttaaataaaaaacaaaaagtaaGTATACTGTAATTTCCTCAAGAAAATGTCATTGACAATGTCATTGACTTAGGAAAAGGAAAGGCCCAAGAAATAAGggacaaaaaaaaaagcatcAGAGAGGTAATCAAATTATGTAAATTAGAACTGTCCTACCTACAAGTTCATTGAATTTATGGTTGAAAATGAATAATCGACATATAATACATTTTTATGATTAGGTACAAGGACAGCCGCGTTGTTGAAAAATGTAAAAGACGTATACGAAACATGAcaataaaaaacacaaaaaactaataaaatacaGTGTTTTCttctacttttttttcttcGGAATCTTAAAAATGAATTCCATGAAATTCAGTCAGAAATTCCCAGACTTATTTTGCATATTCAAATGATCTTCGTTTTAACCAAATCCAATGACCAGAACCTTTGAAATTACAAATTGAAGGAACGGATTGCACGTAAGTCTATTTATGTACAGATGGATTTTCCCAAATTTCTCACTTCTACCATCACTCACTTTCGTAATCATCTTCATCCCCAAATGTAAACACAGAGGCATCAGCAGCCATTGCCTTGAACTCACTTTCCGGGTTGGGATTTTCAATGCCGGGCACACTAGCCCCTGCAACATCAGGTTTTTGCTCACTTGAAGCATGAACCTGGGTAGAACCAGCATTTCCTATAGAGATTTGTTCAGTAGCTTTTGTCAAACTGGCAATCTGATCGGGTTTGGACTTGTTTTCCGAAGTGAAGGTGGTAGTGACCACATTTCCACTGCCTGCAGGAGCTGTCTCTGCTTGCCGATTCTTTGAAGAGCCAGTTTCGTCAGCCTCACCGTCTGAAAACACATCGTCTTGATTTCCTGAATCTTTAGTTTGCTTTGGGTTTGGAGTGGGGGCAACTTCGTCACCAGCTGCTGTTGCAGGACTAGATTGAGAGCTTTCGTCTTGTGTTTTTGTGGTAGATTCAGCCTTAGGGGTCGTTACAACAGTCCCATTATAATCAACTAGAACAATCTCAACCTGAAATCCTGGGGAAGGCAGTTTTCTCTGATAAAAGAGTCATTGCCGGAGAAGATTAATCAGTAATATAAAGTATGGTCCATTTGaactaaaaaaaacaaagatgGAATGATGATCAACACTAAAAGTTGCTACTTAATTTTTAATCCAAGAGCTTCAGCTCAATGCCAAATTGGGGTATTGCAATTGAACCAAGCCCAGAGGCATCTTTTTAGAAAGGGAAAAACATAAATTATATCCCAAATTCTGAGTTGCAACTTTGTGAAACTAAAccaattttatttaaaacaaaaCTCAGTGATAAGCTTTTACCTTGTCGAAACCATCAAGGTCAGCAGTacctaatatttttctattttctgtCATTGTTGTGTTCAACCAGCTGTAAAGAAAAATAAGGGAAACATTACCACCAAATAACGAATTAGTTGCTGAacaataaaccacaaacaaaGATATAAGGACAGCAACGAAGTGAGACTGAATACCAGTAGAAATCTCCTTGGCGGTCATGAAAGTGGATTTTGAAATCCCCAGTCAATTCGGTTAGACCAGGCTCTCCAGGCAGGGCAAAGACCATCACTCCCTTCTTTGGAGCACTAAACCAATAATCTTCTGGCTGTGAATATAACACACAAGCGCCAAAACTTAATGGGAAACTTAAGGAACACTAAAAGCAGTAAATAATTGTTTTACATAATCATGACCTACCGAAAGATCTTTGGTTCGTGGATGCTTTTTTGAGGAGAAGAGAACACCTACACATTTAGCGGGGttcattataaaaaaattatggaacTTGTTTAGAAGAGATAAGATTAGAATTCAACAAGACAGCTTAAAGACATTTTGGGAGGTGTTGCCAACAGCAATGCCATCACACACCATTATGATCAGAAATAGTAATAGAGGGCCTGATCCAATAAGGGCATCTATGAAGTCGGAAACCCCTAAGCATGCACCTGCACAAAATTTACCAACATGTGATGTTACTACATATGAACATGTATAATAAACTTCAATGAAGCCAAGAAAATAAACAGTCAAAAGTATACCTGCGTCCAGGTGgaatttctccattgaagtATGTTAAAACACGTTCAAAGTATTTGACATACCTCTACATGATCATAAGAAAAACATTTGTTAATCAGATAGGTGATAGTAAGGCAAGTTCAAGTTTATTAAGAATATGCAATTCAACTGTCATATGAAATATATACTGACAATCTGACTTGGAAGGACCAGTCCTTTTCCATCAAAACATCTTTTCTGGTTATAGTAGTCCATAGACTCCTCAGCAGTCGGGTAAAACTGAAGAGATATGAAACATAAGAATAAGAAATGAAAATTTCTACtattttgcaaaaagaaaagaCCACATCATTAAACATCTTTACCTTCAAATACAAAAGAAGACTAGAAATCATCAACCCTGTCCTAGCCATTCCTGCCTTACAATGCACTACCACTACATTCTCAATATCCTCTTTCAGCCAAGAATAAGCACTTTGACAAAATAATGTTATCAGGTGAATCGGGGGGCAATTATGATCATCAAATGGGAAACTAGCCACCTGAAATTGAGGAAAAAGAAACAGCACTAGTAATTTAAATCAAGTTCCCAAACACAAATTATATTATCACACAGAATTGGttttagattttataatttttatataaaatttggtTGACTACCTATTCCGTAATTGCTAGTGACTTAGGAAAGACCTTAATAATCGAGTTCCAAAAtgccaaaaaatattaatttgtttatACATACAGTACTATTACACTAAATGCAACATGATGTAATTAAAAACACAACAAGAAAAACTTTCCAGTCCACCTACTGTTATTTTTTCTGATAGTTGAAATTAAGGTACGGTGAAGAACATTGAGCAGTTCTATAACTTAATTACATAACACTATAATGGGATGAAATGCATCAAAGTTATGTCTGACATGTTCTGACATAATCAATAGTGCAGTTTAGATATCTAATATCAAGTAACAAAACCTATCATTGGCCACTTATTACTAAATGACACAACACAACTCACCTTTCCTTCAAACAATGATGCATCATATAACCTCTCAGAACATAGGTTGTATACTTTGTACTTGTCCTGTACATACCACAAGAAACATAATAGCAAAAGTTgcattagaaattttaataaaaaaaagtgaaaaaaaaagacATAACTTAATCCATCACTACACATCATTTCAAGATGGAAGATTAATTTTTTGGAAGAAGCGAGAGTTCTCTCTCCACAGCAAATGGAACTAAGTAGACATAACTTAATCCATCACTACACATCATACACTAACTTTGTACAGTTCTGTCTAGTTTGTTAACAAGTGTATGAGCCACAACaagtaaattattttttctgttgCAAGTAAAATAGAGAACACCTTCTGCTTCAAATTTGCAGCCATATATACAGAGTTCAAAGTGAGTAAAAATCATTGGTAGAACTCATCAGAATTGAACTTTCAAGCATATACATTTATACAAACCTAAATATTTTACACATGTGTCATAAGAAAAGAGGATATTGGGAACTGAAAATGAGAAATAAAAGATTATGTGATATGCACTGGCAACCAAAAAGTCCAATTACCTTGTGATGAGTTTCAAAAAACTTAATGACTTCTTCCATGTGGTTTCTGTAGAAACCCTGCATTTCACATTATAAAACCGTTTGCCATCAAGAAGGAACTATAAAATTCAAAAGGAGGCTTGAATGTCTTACTAACCTCAACATATCCAAAAAAGCCAGAGCTCATATCACCAGCAGGGAAGCCCATAGCAATAATGTTTTCAGTGATATATGTCATATCCAAATCGAAACCCCCTTCCTGAAAACTCAAGGCCGTACAAATCATGTATGCATACCAgacaaagaaaataaaagaaaaggagGTCAATATGAAATGCTACAGATACTACAGCAAgggataaataaaatatatgtaatgtATGCCTTACGGTAAGAATACCACTTGTGCATATATGCACCCAAATCCAAGTCAAGATACTATGATAACACTCTAAGGAGATTCAAGTTTGGACTTTGGATAAGATACAGATTGTATGCCCTCATATAGAAATTAACAAGATTAAACTTTTTCAATACAACACATCACGTGCTCTTAAAATATCCtgaaatcacaaaatcaattgaCTAGAAGGTCATAGAGCTACTAGCTGAATAATGTAAAGATGTCACCTTCGCCAACACACGCAGGCCATTAATCAAGTTTTTAACCTTTCTACTTGATTAAACTAAAGCTAAGTAGGACAAAAAAATTACACCAACGAAGTAAACTAGCAACCCACCTGGTACCTTCTTTTATTTTGGGAGACAACATGGCGAGCCTTAACCTGTACAGCCTTCACTGCACTCCTTGAAGAATCGACTAACCCTTTTGTAATTGTTCCAAATAAACCAGGCTGTGTATCAGATGAAGATCCATCAGAAATGTCAGCTGGAGGAGATTTGGGAGACAAGCGAAGTCCCAGTCCACTCGTAAAGCGTGAAAAGGTTGATTTCCCAGAATTTTCAGTTGGTGACCCATCTTGAGTCCCCACCAATGGCTGAGGCAATTTCAAACTCTTGGTCCATGATGAAAGTTTAGATGGTTCATCATGGGAAGAATTGTGTGATTTGTCTGTAGCAACAGGAGGAGGTTGTACCTCAGGAGCTTTTACAGGAGGTAGGGATGAGTCAGTAGATTCATTATCCATTTCAGCTGAATTTTGGAGAAAGTTCACACACCTGGCATGCACAGTTCAACGGTAGCAATACTTACGACTATAGCTGCAAAGAAAAATCAAATCATATAACCTCACATGACTAATTCCACCATACTCGCTCTACTTCTAgaaacaaaacaataaaaatcaaGTTTGTGATAGGTGTTTTCAGTttctgttttgttttattttgccTAAATGTTTTGCAGCGAAACCAGTGAATGATCGTATAGATGTGAATGTGAGCAATTATCATTCCAACTGTAAGTGGcaaatattgtattttctttcaCTAATAATCTGAAACAATAGGAAAAACATTATGGACAAAATTAGTACCAGTgaccgaaaaataaaaaaagcacTATCCAAACAAAATTTCCATTCCATCAAACCAAGTTGCGTTTCATAATAAACTAGTAATAGTAGGATCGGATGTAATACAGACGACAAGAAAGTAGGAAATGATCATTAGTAGACATATTTTGGCACTCTTTGTAGTAAATTGGTGAAGAACATATCGCATTATGGCACACAAACAGTGGTCTGTTGTTGATTACTGTCTCTATTATGGCTTCAATCCATAATTCATATTAAACCAAATAGAACTGCGGAACTATAAAATCAAACGACGACCAAACAACCATTTCGATAACACTTAGCAGCACATATCACAAATGTATACGTATAAGCAATACCTGAAGATgatatttagaaaataacagaaaaatTGATCCACAAAATAAGAAGTCAAATTAAACGCAACACAAACGAAATTAATGGATAAATCAATCAATACGAATAGAAATGGAACCTCGACAAAGCTAACAGTGCTGAAGCGAATCAGATCTGTAAACCATGATCAAATTCAACACTTACCTTATTCCAAATCGCAATTGTTCCGACCAATTTCGAGGAACAGAGAATATCAAAGATGAGTGAGGCCCGTCTAGGGTTTCAGATGCGGagcgagagagaaagagagagctttgttATCCGGCAAGGGAAGAGGTTCAGATGCTGGTCAAATCATTTCACGTGCTTAAGTTCGGTAAACATATCCAACGGTGGTGATGCAGTTTTATTACAATCAGTTGGTTAGTAGTAATAGTATTACCTTGTATACTTTATATCACCGCTAAGATCGGATAGGATTGATTTTTTTGTAGACCctacaattttaccacttttcttGGTTAACTGCCACCTAATTCTGGGTCTGAAAACTGTGTCGTTTTAACGGATTGTATATTTGGCAAATTTTCATAtaagaaatttatatttatttattttttgttgtcaattctttcaattattgAATCATTTAGTAGTAGAAGGAATTTAATTCTAGgagaaaataatagaaaaaagaaaaacgaTTACTCAacgaaaaatttattaaaaatagaaaaagaaagactatgattaaaaaggaaaaggaaagaatcttttattatttttatagatttatAGAAAATGTTTGTCactttttttcttattgaaaCGTGCAAAATATCATTAAATTAAAAGAACTATTCTTGGTGATTACAAAAAATTTCAGCTGggagtaaattaaaaaaaaaaaattattcttaatcattataaaaaaaattcagctGGGAGTACATTTAACTCGTTATTACTCGAAAATAACGAACACTTAGACCATTTAGTCATTTAGCCACATAATTGGAGGCAATAAAAGTATGGTCATcacaataaataaaacaaaagttACAACCTCCAAAACACTACTTTAGACTCTTAGGTGCTTTACTGCCAAGTGAAAATGAATTTAATGAATTTAATAGGAATAAGaatcttaatttttattcttttgtttggtaaAGCCTCATGGAATCAACAACTAATGAATTATCATATTCTAGATTGTATTTAATGGAATagaacttttattattttgactaaattaccctttactcttcaaaaattatatttattttattaaattaccattattttatgaattgaacaaataaataatattcttagcaaaaaaatatatttatcatgTGAGGGAAATGTGCACATTctcaaacttaattattaaaaaataaaataataaaattacatataaatattaaataattagtaatatGATGGTAACATCCAAAAAAAAGTGAGAAGTGGAGGAGGATTGATAGGGTAAAATAGACTTTTGTTAGTATGGAATTAGCTTTCAAGTGATTTTATAGTGGAAAAGTAAATCCTTGGTTTAGGTGAATTGTAATTCCTTTGGAATGGGCTTTCAAGTTCTAATAAAGAAACCAAACACTTGATTGAGCTTTCTTAAGGAATAGCAAGTCCATTCCAATGCTCATTCATGTGAACCAAACACCACCTTAATGTTACTAATGATTCTACCAATTTCACATGGAACATCTTCTTCATTGACGACCTTGATAGTTAGTTCCAAATCACCTTCCACAATAATGTAAGCATAGCCTCTTTCCCCTATCGTTGTAATAACGAGGAGCGTGGCACTAGCTTCAGCCACAATGGTAAGGATGGCCCCAAGCACTCGAGTTTCTTCCCACAAAAACTGTTCATATTTTCATCACGGACCACGACACTAAGAGCATTCATGTTAGGAGAACAAACAGCGTCGAAGTTTATCTTTATCCATCCTGAAGGAGGTAGCGTCCAAGTATTTATCTTACTGTCAACAAGATTAACGTTTAGCAATTCTGTtttatactaaataaaatttaacataaattGATCTCCTACTTTATTTACATTTGGGGTAGTGTTGTTATACACTAGATTGTTCCTACACAACTATATAGAGTCCAGAACAATGGAGGCAAACAGCAAAAATTGCTCAGCCTCAAGACCTCTAGATCCCAATTGTCAAATAGTTTTAAGCCAATCCACATAGGGGTAGAGCGAAGGGTTGAGGTAGCACCCGAGGGGCTTGAAAACCACAATGCTCTAGAAAATGTCGGTCACTTagtcgaaaaaaaaaaattatttgaaatcatAACCCATATAATTTTGTAGGTGTGTCACCAATTCAATTTGTATTATTTTGCTTAGAGTGCATTCAATCTACACTAAGTgcagatttaatttttttttttatctaatttaatccacacaataactcaaatcTAATTTAACACAATTAACAAAACTGCACGCGGAGtggattgattattttttaatattaaaatattatttaatatttattaataatttttttttcaataactaataacaaaataaaataaattattgttattttatgtttccaacaataaattaaaataaataaaataaaaaataacaaattttaaaaataaatatgtaagtaaaaagaaatatttaattttttctttcatccatatttcttttgtttatttgtatttactaatcttttttttttttttggtcttaATGTTTCTTGCTATtgacttctaaattatatttCATCGAATTAATATTTCTCTAACAGTTACTTAATTGTAAGGCTTTTGAAAGATGAATCACTTTTCTATCTTGTGGGGTTATGATCTTTTATCTATGTTTGTTTTCCTTTCCTGTGGTTGAGATTTGTTCATTGTTGTTTTTGCCTCATCTTTTGTAATAGGCTTGGGTGTACCTTATTTGGGTTGTTATGAAATTTGTAGCTCTATTTTCTTCCTTCTAACCAATGATAAATTAATTTGTTcccatttaaaaaagaaaaagagaaaaagggttgctaataaaagaaacacacaaaTCACCTACCCTATTAATCGAGGACAATTCACTTTCAATTAGGAAGAATCCGTGAAATTACTTATGAGTGTTGTATTGGTACTTGGTAGCTTGGAGGTTACTCCAGGTACTGTGTTGGctgactaattattattatagccTCATACAAGGAGAGACACGTCAACCTTCTAGGAAGGTCCCATGTCACACATTTCTGCCATTATTATGTAATGTAATGTAATGTCATCACTTCCATTTTCTTAAGGAATACAAATTATCCaagtcaataataataataataataataatctgcaAGTATTCAAATGAAGCTTTGATTAACTTATTGATAAATAAACCATTTACACATGAGTTATAAATTGCATTCTTGAATATGGAATTTTCATCCATCATAAACAAAATGCAAgcaacatccataatcaaaggAGGAATAAGCATTGGCACAATTATATACAATTCATGGTGACCATTCAATGGTTAAACAGTACTTCAATCGTTTCTGTTTGGTAAATAACTTTGATTTATCTACATCAATCACCATTAAATATAAAGACAATTGAACCATTCTTGCTGTGAGGAGAGTTAAAAGAGTAAAATCAACTGATACTTCTCTGAGAACAAATCACTTCTTCGCTAGCAACCTCTCATTGGGTGTGGGGGGTTTAAAAAGTCAGCCATCATTTCTCGCAAGAAATCTTTCTACTCCCCCGCACATCCCATTTGAACCTCAAATCTTCTTAAGCTCTGATAGTCGTTGCAGCGTGGTGAGTTGCGGGAGCTCGCTTCAATGCCTTAACTCCAAATGGGTTGTTCTTGCTCTgttcataacaaatatataatataagcaAACAATTCAAGATAatagcacaaaaaaaaaatggcctAAAGAGTCAACTTTCACAAAGCATTAGATGTTTGCAACGAAGGTGTTGTCTTTCATGGTGTctataaaacaaaaaagctCTGTGAAGAAGTTCTGCTCTTACCACGCGGCAAGTTCCAGCGTTAAGATCGCAGACTGGGTAGTCATGAGGGCAGCAGCTGTAGTGATCATCACAGCAGGTTGCACCCTCGAGAGGGCAGCATCCCCAAGCGAAGCAGTATTTTCCATACTCGTAGATGCAGCAGCAAGTGGTTCCCACAGGGCATGTGTAGTAGTCATCACAAACAGTTGGTGGCTTAATAGGTGGAGTTGGTGGAGAGGGTTCAGGCTTAGGAGGGTTATCTCCGTTCTTGATGGGGTATGAGGGCTCTATGGCGATTCCACACTTACCGGTGGAAGCAGAAGCCAAATTACGCTCCAACTTAATGTATCCAGCCTCTCCCCAGCTGTCTCCCCAAGAGTTCCTCACAATCCAGTAATCTTTTCCGTTTTCTGTACCGTATCCAACTGCAGCCACACCATGGTCTAGTTGTGTTCCGCAGAGTCCAGTGAAAACACCCTGAATGAGTAAACCACATATTAGAACCACAAAACACAATTGTTAAGATAAGATACTAAAAAAAGATACAACTAGTTTTATTTCCAATGCATGATGTCTCATCAATGAGTACCCCAAATAAACCATCAAATTATGGTCTCTAAACAATTTGTGAATAATGTCACAATTGATAAAAAGGGTACAAGAAAGTACGCATATTTAATGTTGAGGGTCATTACCGATTGGTACAGTTGGAATGCTCTGCCACCAGCTTCAATGGCAACAGCAATAGGCTGATTTGCAACAGCCTTCATCAATGATTTCTCATCATTGGGAGGAACATCTTCATAATTATCGATTGTCACAACATGGGCGTTTTTCTGCAGAGAATGAAAGACAAAATATAAGTAATTTCAAAGACTAGAATTAATTAACCGGGCTAACTTGGATTGGAGCAAGCTATCTTGATAATTCAATAGGAAAAACGAGAAATGCTATAAATTTAACACACACCCTGTATGTATCACATTGACCGTCACGAGCCTTGTAAGGGTAATCCTCATCAGAATCAATGCCACCATTGTTGATGATAAATTCGAAGGCGTAGTCCATGAGACCACCATTGCAGCCCTCGTTGTAAGAAGTATCACAATCCACCAATTCTTGCTCAGACAAAGAGATTAGATCACCGGTTACAAGCTTGTTAATCCCTTCAACTGCAGCAATAGTTGAAAAAGCCCAGCAGCTCCCTTCAATTCAAACCAATTTATAACGTTAGTTTAGTGACACCCAACAAAGATAATAACTTAA
This window harbors:
- the LOC115702981 gene encoding cysteine proteinase mucunain isoform X1, which codes for MAIHHRSSLVSCFSIVFLVGFAWASDMSIIDYNAKHGMEVPSEGRTEKEMRAMYESWLVHHGKAYNALGEKEKRFEIFKDNLKFVDEHNKESRTYKLGMNKFADLTNEEYRTIYLGTKMDRKGKLSQSRKSDRYTFRVGDSLPDSVDWRAKGAVVPVKDQGQCGSCWAFSTIAAVEGINKLVTGDLISLSEQELVDCDTSYNEGCNGGLMDYAFEFIINNGGIDSDEDYPYKARDGQCDTYRKNAHVVTIDNYEDVPPNDEKSLMKAVANQPIAVAIEAGGRAFQLYQSGVFTGLCGTQLDHGVAAVGYGTENGKDYWIVRNSWGDSWGEAGYIKLERNLASASTGKCGIAIEPSYPIKNGDNPPKPEPSPPTPPIKPPTVCDDYYTCPVGTTCCCIYEYGKYCFAWGCCPLEGATCCDDHYSCCPHDYPVCDLNAGTCRVVRAELLHRAFLFYRHHERQHLRCKHLMLCES
- the LOC115702981 gene encoding cysteine proteinase mucunain isoform X2, encoding MAIHHRSSLVSCFSIVFLVGFAWASDMSIIDYNAKHGMEVPSEGRTEKEMRAMYESWLVHHGKAYNALGEKEKRFEIFKDNLKFVDEHNKESRTYKLGMNKFADLTNEEYRTIYLGTKMDRKGKLSQSRKSDRYTFRVGDSLPDSVDWRAKGAVVPVKDQGQCGSCWAFSTIAAVEGINKLVTGDLISLSEQELVDCDTSYNEGCNGGLMDYAFEFIINNGGIDSDEDYPYKARDGQCDTYRKNAHVVTIDNYEDVPPNDEKSLMKAVANQPIAVAIEAGGRAFQLYQSGVFTGLCGTQLDHGVAAVGYGTENGKDYWIVRNSWGDSWGEAGYIKLERNLASASTGKCGIAIEPSYPIKNGDNPPKPEPSPPTPPIKPPTVCDDYYTCPVGTTCCCIYEYGKYCFAWGCCPLEGATCCDDHYSCCPHDYPVCDLNAGTCRVSKNNPFGVKALKRAPATHHAATTIRA
- the LOC115702971 gene encoding phosphatidylinositol 3,4,5-trisphosphate 3-phosphatase and protein-tyrosine-phosphatase PTEN2A, coding for MDNESTDSSLPPVKAPEVQPPPVATDKSHNSSHDEPSKLSSWTKSLKLPQPLVGTQDGSPTENSGKSTFSRFTSGLGLRLSPKSPPADISDGSSSDTQPGLFGTITKGLVDSSRSAVKAVQVKARHVVSQNKRRYQEGGFDLDMTYITENIIAMGFPAGDMSSGFFGYVEGFYRNHMEEVIKFFETHHKDKYKVYNLCSERLYDASLFEGKVASFPFDDHNCPPIHLITLFCQSAYSWLKEDIENVVVVHCKAGMARTGLMISSLLLYLKFYPTAEESMDYYNQKRCFDGKGLVLPSQIRYVKYFERVLTYFNGEIPPGRRCMLRGFRLHRCPYWIRPSITISDHNGVLFSSKKHPRTKDLSPEDYWFSAPKKGVMVFALPGEPGLTELTGDFKIHFHDRQGDFYCWLNTTMTENRKILGTADLDGFDKRKLPSPGFQVEIVLVDYNGTVVTTPKAESTTKTQDESSQSSPATAAGDEVAPTPNPKQTKDSGNQDDVFSDGEADETGSSKNRQAETAPAGSGNVVTTTFTSENKSKPDQIASLTKATEQISIGNAGSTQVHASSEQKPDVAGASVPGIENPNPESEFKAMAADASVFTFGDEDDYESE